From the genome of Salarias fasciatus chromosome 22, fSalaFa1.1, whole genome shotgun sequence:
ATCACTGACATCTTGTGGTAACCAGAGAAAACGCAACTGGGGTATTTCTGTGTATGGTCTGGGCTTTTCAGAGGGATTTTATGGAGGTAAATGACAGCTGAGTTCATCCCGTTCATTTTTCCTCTCAGGACGACAAAGACCTGGTCCACGAGTTTGTGATGGCCGAAGGTCTGACGTGTCTCATCAAGGTGGGAGCAGAAGCCGACCAGAACTACCAGAACTACATATTAAGAGGTACAGTTTCTCATTTCCAACACTGTGTCATTAATTTATACCAATGCACAAAATCTCCTGTTGAGATGAGGTGATTGGAAGACTTTATTGTGTTAATATAGGCAAACAGACTCAGGTCTGAGTCCAGAAACACACTTAAGGTCAAGTCAGGAAAGCAAACATTGTGTTCATGATAAACGTTTcagaaaactgatttaaaaaaaaagaaaaaaaactggtaTGGAATAAAGCTATAACCTTTTCAATAAACGTTtacaacaaaaagagaaatgaagcaACGTGAGTTTATGTGTGTATATAAAAGGGCTGGAAATGTTGCAGACATGCTGTGATGTGCTGGGCACAtgacatcattttttttatgtgcagtttttctttctttggcgTTCGAGTATTTTGTGTATATTTATCCTGTTTTTTGGGGATTTTGTGTCTTCCATTAATTTTTGGAAGTAATTACCTTTCTCCTATTTTTGGGGGTTGTTGTGTTGAttgcgccgcgccgccgcgctataaatagcagcaTTGTGCTGCAGTTGTGTGCATCTGAGAACCGAAACTGAAAAATTCAGGTGAAGAGCTTTTGTGTGCAGCTTCTTTGAAAAAACAGTGAATGGTTCAGAAGTTATTGTGTTTAAGAGCGATCAATACcaaaaacttgttttgttttttttttttgtttttttttttcttttttcaaaagcaAAGTGAGGTTATTACcagttttttaaatgtaaaacataaTTGAATTCCTGGCTTGGGTTATGATCTGTGTCATTAGTAATATATTTTTCCACCCCCATCACGACTAAAAAAGGGTTGAACATGCCTTAGAAAATGCAGTATGTATGAATTACTGTAACTTTTTCATAGATAATGACTCCGTGTCTTTTGGCTGTGTGGAACACGCCTCAGATGTCTGCAGGTTAACTGCCGTTTCTGATACTCGGTAACTGAAACTTGAGTTGAAttacaggaaacaggaaacatgcAACAACCTCTCTGTCTTTATGTGCTCGTAATTGTTTGTAGGTGAGACAAAACAGGTCATGCAAAGACACAAGCGGGTTATAAACATTCATTAAACTATTGATTCTTGTGTTTTCACAATCAAATGTCATAAACATGAACAACAATAACATCAGCATCAGAAAATCAACATTCTTCATTTCCATTGATCAGTGACTCACACTACCACCacgttccttttttttctgaaactaaGTCAAAATGAATGAGATAACAGTTTCAGAGTCTTTTCCATCATTGTGGTTGCTGAGAAGAGACGGAAACAGACTTGTTGGGCTGCTGGAGTGCGAAGAAAGACGTTGACCTTGTTAGATGATGGTGCAGAAGCTGTCTTGATGTGCCGGCGTTCCTTCATCTGTTATCTCCTTGATCAAATTGCTGTAGGGTCGACTTGAGCGCTCCTCTATTGCTATGGAATGTGGTGGCGTTTCTTCATCTCTTATCTCCTTGATCAAAATGCCGTAGGGTCGAATTGAGCGCTCCACTATGGATTTCTCTTCATCAGGTGGTGTTCCGCTCTCGACGGGAATCAGCCAGTAGTCTGGCTCGTCGCATTTCTCTCTCTTGTCGCCGTTGATTCGGTTTTGCATGATCACTTTGTAGCATTTCCCCGTCGTGGGCGAGCTGAAGGTTGTGGCAAAATAGTCCGCCACGTGGATGTCGGGCGTAGAGTAGACTCCCCTTCCATACTGATCTCTGTCTCCGGCTTTGTACCACTCCTTGATGATGCCTTTGGCGCCATCGATACTTGTTCCATGGTATGAAACAGGCCATTCCCCGGGCACGGAGTGTCTCCTCCAGCCATCGGGTCCCAGCCAATCGTCTCCGTCTGGATATTTACCTCTGACCTTCAGGGCCATGCGGTACCAGCCTTTTGGACGCTCATAATATTCATCCCCTCTCTTACATAAAAGATCTGAGTCTGAGAGATTGGTGAAGTCGTAGTCATAGTCTGGGTCGAAAAAGTTTTCGACATCCAAGAAAAGCTCCCGATACGTCTCCTGGTTCCCGAGGATGGTGCGAAGCAAAAAGTCATCCACCGACAGCTTCTGAGGAGGTACTCTCCCTTGAAAAGTTCTGCTGTCATAAAGTTTTACAGGTTCTCCACAAAGTGAAGAAATGACTTCAGCTTTCAATTCTGGGCTCACTCCCATGGTTGAACAGGGTTTGAGCTGCTCTGCCCCGCTTCTTGCTTGAGATTCTGTAGATGTGAAAattctttcactttcactgcagAAGGGAAAGGCACGGTCGTTTCCGCAGACGTAGTTATTTATACGGAAACTCTCTTGTGGTTTGAACCACTGTTAACACCATATTAATACTTAACTCCTGAGCAGTTTAACAGAAAATGTAATCTTGTTTGTTCATATGATTAATCTGCCTGAactcaatactttttttttaactcttcctCATAccgattttttttaatcaaatgcaGCATTGCTTTTAAACTCattgtacttttatttttttctttggttatGATGCATAATTTGTGCTTTTGAACATGCTTTTTAGCTTGATCGTGAAAGAGGTGTTTTTGGTCTGTAAGTCCACAGAGAGACAGCATAAATGAAAATAATCCTTGAAAAAGACGAGCATGTTACTCAATTCAGTAGATGCAGCAGACATAGGAATAAAATACTCAGATATGTGAACAACATTATATTATGAACATATCAACATGTGGATTTATAGAACAAATACTGGGTTTCAAAGGTTATTCAGCAGAAACTGTAACGGCTGTCCATTTCTGATGAATACAGCATGGTAACAAACCACATCATATTACCATCAGAATGTACTTTCCAGTGTCTTTCTGTGATCTCGAGCCACTGTGCTCCTCAGTTGGGCTATCTTGtaatgtttcctgtgtgtgtgtgtgtgtgtgtgtgtgtgtgtgtgtgtgtgtgtgtgtgtgtgtgtgtgtgtgtgtgtgtgtgtgtttttcctgtcagCCCTGGGGCAGATCATGCTGTACGTGGACGGGATGAACGGGGTCATCGGACACCCAGAGACCATCCAGTGGCTCTACACCCTCGTCGGCTCAAAGGTAGAGCGTGTCTCGGTTTTCTGCCGTTTGATTTGCTTTAAGCATCAACGTGTCTTTCAGTATTGCAACGTTCTCATGGAATAGATTTCAGACAGCATCTAACGCAAAAGCTCCTCCAGGGGGAATTCACTGTTGGGTTGCAGAGTCAGGTTTCTGCCATTTCAGAGAAAAGTACTGACttactttcatttctttaagaCTTACTGTACCGTAACCATAATAAATACTTCCCTGACGATAACTCTCTCCCTAAAATTAACCTAAACAGAATCTTACTACCTTTGAAGCCAGTCTTCACCCTGAAATTctgttatttacattttcagtgtttactgACAGTATGAGTAATTATCCTCTTGTCAAGTctgttgggggaaaaaagcacAGTGGGAACCTAAAGATAATTTATAGAGTTGTGCATGTAGCACAAGTTATGATTCAAACGATCgtatttgtttttctcctttagTTCCGCCTGGTGGTGAAAACAGCtctaaagctgctgctggtctttGTGGAGTACTCGGAGTCCAACGCCCCGCTGCTGATAGAAGCCATCACATCTGTGGACACAAAGAGAGGTACACAAGACCAAATGTCAAATATAAACATTACTTTTACCCTTCATCCAATGGATTCTAGTTCACATGTTCACTGTGGTACTGATGTTTAGGTTGCAAATCGTGGTCCAACGCGATGGAGATCCTGCATGAGAAGGACGGAGTGGACACCGAGCTGCTGGTCTACGCCATGACCCTCATCAATAAGGTCTTTTGTGTCATCAATATCTGCATCATTGAACCATCTAAACTGTAGAAGTCATCTGTACTACTGCTTAATATAAAAGCATCAACTGTGATGCTTTGCTGATTTTCTTTTGAGACAATTTAATTTGAAGAATGAAAAGCTTTTAAACTTTAGTTGTACCTTGATTACAAACCCGACTTGTGTTGGTTTGCAGACGCTCGCAGCGCTGCCCGACCAGGACTCTTTCTATGACATGGTGGACGGACTGGAGGAGCAGGGCATGGAGACCGTTTCTCAAAGACACCTGGGACGGAAAGGGACCGATCTCGACCTGGTCGAGCAGCTCAACCTCTACGAGGTTTGCTTTTATTATTATAGAACATTTTTGATGCAGTTCCCTTTTTGTACAGTGATCCTCTTCTCATAACCTTTGAAGGAAATAAGCTGTTAGCTTTTGGAAGTTGTCCTTACATGATCTAAAAAACAATTCATAAAAATATGTGCTCAATTTTTATACTCCGTTTATGATATCACTTTAGTCATCTGAATCATTACAGTTTGGATCATATTTTGGCCATTTTTAAGAGAACATGTCTTTTTCTTGGCACTGTTGTTGCATATCATGCAGGCCTGTGTCGTCTGTCTCACTGATGCCTTTCCCCCAGATGACTCTTCGGCATGAAGACGGCGATGACGACGGCAAGCCTCCGCCGATGGGACGGCGGGACCGCCGGCGATCCAGCCTCGGCTGCGGGGATAAAAAGCGGGGCctggagaggaggcggagccgcaGGGCGTCTCTCGGGCGGTCCGGCCACGCCTCCCCCTGCGGCTCCGCCTCCCCGCAGAGGGCGGGCTTCCAGCCCTTCAACGGACACAGAGCCGAGGACGTGAGCGAGAGGTGAGAGCCGTGACAGACCGGGCGTCACGGGGATGGGTTTATGGGTTTAGGTTAAAATGCTTTACCTTGCTCTGACGCCCCTCTCTGCTCCAGCGCGTTGTCAGGTTTCCTTCCGTCCATGTAAGTCCAAACATCAGCGGAGAAATGTCAGCCGCCGCTGATCTTCGCTCCTCACACACAGCTACCAGTTAATCCCCACCGCTCGGCGTGAGAAACACCACAGCAGACTAAATGAATGAAGtttctcccagcagcagcacaaaccTTCCAGAGCTGAGCAGCACTCGCTGAATATAATGCTGTTTATGTTCACAATGAAAGACACTGTAGTCTCCACCCGCATAACTTCTGATCCTCTGTCACTGTGGAGAAGTTTAAAGTTGTACTAAACAGCAGAGGTTGCAAGCAACAAAGCATCTGCGCTTCATTACATTACCTCTGA
Proteins encoded in this window:
- the LOC115409446 gene encoding uncharacterized protein LOC115409446, translating into MGVSPELKAEVISSLCGEPVKLYDSRTFQGRVPPQKLSVDDFLLRTILGNQETYRELFLDVENFFDPDYDYDFTNLSDSDLLCKRGDEYYERPKGWYRMALKVRGKYPDGDDWLGPDGWRRHSVPGEWPVSYHGTSIDGAKGIIKEWYKAGDRDQYGRGVYSTPDIHVADYFATTFSSPTTGKCYKVIMQNRINGDKREKCDEPDYWLIPVESGTPPDEEKSIVERSIRPYGILIKEIRDEGTPAHQDSFCTII